A genomic region of Ignavibacteria bacterium contains the following coding sequences:
- a CDS encoding YCF48-related protein, whose amino-acid sequence MKNIKFFLLFILLNTISSNKIYSQWFWQNPIPTGNRINGVEFLNENTGWFVCNAGTIINTTNGGNTFNLNQNITSNNLYDICKYNNYIFISSDSGKIIKSSDNGTHWQVISSNITDVLSSIHFVNENTGWAAGNIRTIYKTINGGINWQVQVQHTGTDLNVVYFINANTGWAGGSGFLRKTTDGGANWFFQTLGSFADCRAIKFLNETTGWICGWSGNLYKTTNAGINWIDKNFTGYNFYSISIIDNNNLIVGGDRTYLTTNSGNNWITISSDSTWLYHPYFVNTNVVYAGASTAIWKSMDGGFNWSKLTPRQLPYMSQNHINFLNETTGWIFGFNGRIIKSTNGGNNWINQSFNNFYPGNSSFINVNTGFLGTFGGDYFKTTNGGNNWEINDTKLNVIKINFINELTGWMLGRELIIKTTNGGLNWTIQYSIEGQGDRFTNIDFFNDQTGLVSCDYGEILRTQNGGSNWTIMQLDVIYHNFFDVDFSNSNVWVAGDSGLVYRSTNYGINWERQMTGVKSVLKSIDFVNDYTGWIVGRNGTIIKTINGGLNWSKQNSYTNYELFSISMVNSNTGWITGDNVTVLKTTNGGEPVNITPIHTSIVSNFNLYQNYPNPFNPTTKITFDIAKSSKVELKIYDSLGKEITTLINSQFLQNGKYIIDFNSQNLPSGIYFYRLKSDNFTQSRKMIILK is encoded by the coding sequence ATGAAAAATATTAAATTTTTCTTACTTTTTATTCTCTTAAATACAATATCATCAAATAAAATCTATTCACAATGGTTTTGGCAAAACCCTATACCGACTGGTAACCGAATTAACGGGGTTGAATTTTTAAATGAGAATACAGGATGGTTCGTTTGTAATGCTGGAACAATTATTAATACCACAAATGGGGGCAATACATTTAATCTAAATCAAAATATAACATCAAATAATCTATATGATATATGTAAATATAATAATTATATATTTATCAGTTCAGATTCTGGAAAAATAATTAAAAGTTCGGATAACGGAACACATTGGCAAGTTATTTCTTCAAATATAACTGATGTATTATCATCAATTCATTTTGTAAATGAAAATACTGGGTGGGCAGCAGGGAATATTAGGACAATATATAAAACTATCAATGGAGGTATAAATTGGCAAGTACAAGTTCAACACACTGGTACGGACCTTAATGTTGTGTATTTTATTAATGCAAATACAGGATGGGCAGGAGGTTCTGGATTTTTGCGAAAGACGACTGATGGCGGTGCAAATTGGTTTTTTCAAACACTCGGTTCTTTTGCTGATTGCAGAGCTATAAAATTTTTAAACGAAACCACAGGATGGATATGCGGTTGGAGCGGGAATCTGTATAAAACAACAAATGCTGGAATAAATTGGATAGATAAAAATTTTACCGGATACAATTTCTATTCAATCAGCATTATAGACAATAACAATTTAATTGTTGGCGGCGATAGAACTTATTTAACAACTAATTCTGGAAATAATTGGATTACTATAAGTTCAGATTCCACATGGTTATATCATCCGTACTTTGTAAACACTAATGTTGTATATGCCGGAGCAAGCACTGCTATCTGGAAATCTATGGATGGTGGTTTTAATTGGTCCAAATTAACACCTAGACAATTACCTTACATGAGTCAAAACCATATTAATTTTTTGAATGAAACCACTGGTTGGATATTCGGATTTAATGGAAGAATTATTAAATCAACAAATGGAGGAAATAATTGGATTAACCAAAGTTTTAATAACTTTTATCCAGGTAATAGTTCATTTATTAATGTAAATACAGGATTTCTTGGAACTTTTGGAGGTGATTATTTTAAAACAACTAATGGTGGAAACAATTGGGAAATAAACGATACTAAATTAAATGTTATAAAAATTAATTTCATAAATGAATTAACGGGATGGATGCTTGGTCGTGAATTAATAATAAAAACAACAAATGGAGGATTAAATTGGACTATACAATATTCAATCGAAGGTCAAGGTGACAGATTTACAAACATAGATTTTTTTAATGACCAAACCGGATTGGTCTCATGTGATTATGGAGAAATCTTGAGAACGCAAAACGGAGGGTCTAATTGGACAATTATGCAGTTAGATGTTATATATCATAATTTTTTTGATGTAGATTTTTCTAACTCTAATGTATGGGTAGCAGGGGATAGCGGTCTTGTTTATAGAAGCACTAATTATGGGATTAATTGGGAAAGGCAAATGACAGGGGTAAAATCAGTTCTCAAATCAATCGATTTTGTTAATGATTATACCGGATGGATTGTTGGAAGAAACGGAACAATTATTAAAACAATAAATGGAGGTCTAAATTGGAGTAAACAAAATAGTTACACAAACTATGAGTTATTCTCTATAAGTATGGTTAACAGTAATACCGGCTGGATAACTGGCGATAATGTAACTGTTCTAAAAACAACAAATGGTGGTGAACCTGTAAATATAACTCCTATTCATACAAGCATAGTTTCTAATTTCAATCTTTATCAAAACTATCCAAACCCTTTTAACCCAACAACAAAAATTACTTTCGATATTGCAAAATCTTCTAAAGTGGAATTGAAAATTTATGACTCATTAGGTAAGGAAATTACTACTCTCATAAATTCACAATTTCTTCAAAATGGTAAATACATAATTGATTTTAATTCACAAAACTTACCGAGTGGAATTTATTTTTATAGATTAAAATCTGATAATTTTACACAATCGAGAAAAATGATAATTTTAAAATAA
- the asnS gene encoding asparagine--tRNA ligase — protein sequence MENKNRVYIGKIADYVGQEVTIKGWLYNIRSSGKLMFPEFRDGSGMIQGVVVKAAVSEKVWEDFGKLTQESSVIVKGTVSKHPKKENVYELQVSDLEILQIAEPYPITPKEHGVEFLADRRHLWIRSPRQIAILKVRSEIVQAIRDYFYDNGFTLFDPPIFTPNACEGTSTLFSTDYFDLGKAYLSQSGQLYAEAGALALGKVYTFGPTFRAENSMTRRHITEFWMMEPEMAFYDLEDDMDLIEDFLEYVVQRVIKNKREELELLGRDLSKLENVKKPFPRITYDEAVAILHKKDIPLIRKTTNGEEEIRPFPWGEDFGAPHEEAIVEDYDKPVMVHRWPAIAKAFYMKRDPKNPDIALGVDVLAPEGFGEIIGGSQREDDINLLMERIEEHQLDMADFQWYLDLRKFGSVPHSGFGMGLERMVSWICNLEHIREAIPFHRRPNRIRP from the coding sequence GTGGAGAATAAAAATAGAGTTTATATTGGCAAAATCGCAGATTATGTCGGGCAGGAAGTTACCATAAAGGGGTGGCTTTATAATATCCGTTCATCGGGAAAGCTTATGTTTCCGGAGTTTCGTGACGGGTCGGGAATGATTCAAGGGGTGGTCGTGAAAGCGGCTGTTTCTGAAAAAGTGTGGGAGGATTTTGGAAAGCTTACACAGGAGTCATCGGTAATTGTGAAAGGAACAGTTTCAAAACATCCGAAGAAAGAAAATGTATATGAGCTTCAGGTGAGTGATTTGGAAATTTTGCAAATCGCAGAGCCGTACCCGATTACTCCGAAGGAGCACGGTGTTGAGTTTCTTGCCGACAGAAGACATTTATGGATTCGCTCGCCGAGACAGATTGCGATTCTGAAAGTGAGAAGCGAAATTGTTCAGGCAATAAGAGATTATTTTTATGATAACGGGTTCACTTTGTTTGACCCTCCGATTTTTACGCCTAATGCATGCGAGGGAACATCGACTTTGTTCTCGACGGATTATTTTGATTTAGGCAAAGCGTATTTATCACAGTCAGGTCAGCTTTATGCAGAGGCAGGCGCGCTTGCACTGGGAAAAGTTTATACGTTCGGTCCGACTTTCAGAGCGGAGAACTCAATGACACGCAGACACATAACGGAGTTCTGGATGATGGAGCCGGAGATGGCTTTTTATGATCTGGAAGATGACATGGATTTGATTGAGGATTTTCTTGAGTATGTTGTGCAGAGAGTTATAAAAAACAAACGCGAGGAGCTTGAGCTTTTAGGCAGGGATTTATCGAAACTTGAAAACGTGAAGAAGCCGTTCCCGAGAATTACTTATGATGAAGCTGTTGCGATTTTGCATAAGAAGGACATTCCGCTTATAAGAAAAACTACTAACGGTGAAGAAGAAATAAGACCGTTTCCATGGGGTGAGGATTTTGGCGCACCGCATGAGGAAGCGATTGTCGAGGATTATGATAAGCCGGTTATGGTTCACAGATGGCCTGCAATTGCAAAGGCGTTTTACATGAAGCGCGACCCAAAGAATCCTGATATTGCTCTTGGTGTTGACGTACTTGCACCTGAGGGATTCGGTGAAATCATCGGCGGCTCGCAAAGAGAGGATGATATTAATTTGCTAATGGAAAGAATCGAGGAACATCAATTGGACATGGCGGATTTTCAGTGGTATCTTGATTTGAGAAAGTTCGGAAGTGTTCCGCACTCGGGGTTTGGGATGGGACTTGAGAGAATGGTAAGCTGGATTTGTAATCTTGAGCACATAAGAGAGGCGATACCGTTTCATAGAAGACCGAACAGGATAAGACCTTGA
- a CDS encoding NYN domain-containing protein — MKTIIIDGNNLMHKIYGNADNQLAIIERVKTFVGKKDKVIFYFDGVGESNRSDVIFSGKKKADDLMREFIEKFKNHKMLKVVSSDREISGLAKVCGCEVQSSEEFYKEMNKKNVMKGKNVNQRFIYDEKGEKPSSVSRKSLDEFRKLFG; from the coding sequence ATGAAAACGATAATCATAGACGGAAATAATTTGATGCATAAGATTTATGGGAATGCGGATAATCAACTTGCGATTATTGAGAGAGTTAAGACTTTTGTTGGAAAGAAAGACAAAGTGATTTTTTATTTTGATGGAGTTGGAGAGAGTAATAGAAGCGATGTGATTTTTTCGGGAAAGAAGAAAGCAGATGATTTGATGAGGGAATTTATAGAGAAGTTTAAGAATCATAAGATGTTGAAAGTTGTAAGTTCTGATAGAGAGATAAGCGGGCTTGCGAAAGTCTGCGGGTGCGAAGTGCAAAGCTCAGAGGAGTTTTATAAAGAGATGAATAAGAAGAATGTTATGAAAGGTAAGAATGTAAACCAGAGATTTATTTATGATGAGAAAGGGGAGAAACCGAGTAGTGTGAGCAGGAAGAGTCTGGATGAGTTTAGGAAGTTGTTTGGGTGA
- a CDS encoding sulfite exporter TauE/SafE family protein: MDLEIIGYCCALVVGISMGMLGAGGAILTIPIMVYLFHVEPVLATVYSLFIVGSTAFAGSINYIRQGLINIKSSLLFAIPAVIIMFAMRKLVVPAIPGEFDIAGVHVLKGTFILGFFSIVLLFSSMSMIFGGVKKEKEHNSLTGKEKLILILSGAGTGIITGMIGAGGGFIIIPALVLLAKMPMKEAVGTSLIIITINSLTGFAGDLTGSYEINWALILTFLLISIAGIFIGSVLVKKVASAKLKVAFGWFILAMGIYIFIKEIFLK, translated from the coding sequence ATGGATTTAGAAATCATAGGGTATTGTTGTGCGTTGGTTGTAGGGATTTCTATGGGAATGCTCGGAGCAGGAGGCGCGATATTAACCATACCGATTATGGTTTATTTGTTTCATGTTGAACCAGTTCTTGCAACAGTGTATTCGCTTTTTATTGTTGGAAGCACTGCGTTTGCAGGTTCGATAAATTACATCAGGCAGGGATTGATTAATATTAAGTCGTCGCTGTTGTTTGCGATTCCTGCAGTGATAATTATGTTTGCGATGCGAAAACTTGTTGTGCCTGCGATACCGGGTGAGTTTGATATTGCGGGTGTGCATGTCTTAAAAGGAACTTTCATACTCGGATTTTTCAGCATAGTGCTTTTGTTTTCTTCGATGTCTATGATTTTCGGCGGAGTGAAGAAAGAAAAAGAGCACAATTCACTCACGGGTAAAGAGAAATTAATTTTAATTCTTTCCGGCGCAGGCACGGGGATTATAACCGGAATGATTGGTGCAGGCGGTGGGTTTATCATCATTCCCGCACTTGTTTTGCTTGCAAAGATGCCAATGAAAGAAGCAGTCGGGACGTCGCTGATAATTATTACGATAAATTCACTTACGGGATTTGCGGGAGATCTGACCGGGAGTTATGAAATTAATTGGGCTTTAATTTTAACTTTTCTTTTGATTTCGATTGCAGGAATTTTTATAGGAAGTGTTTTAGTGAAAAAGGTAGCATCTGCAAAGCTCAAAGTTGCTTTCGGGTGGTTTATTTTAGCAATGGGGATTTATATTTTTATAAAAGAAATTTTTTTGAAATAA
- a CDS encoding rhodanese-like domain-containing protein has protein sequence MDSCLRRNDKRYMKHEHINSEDFKKKMEEGEHVLIDVRTEEEFHNGHLKEAIVIDFYSPTFQMEIMKLDKGKKYLLYCRSGNRSGQAMNMMKFMGFPEVLNLEKGINDWNEKGFEVHK, from the coding sequence ATGGATTCCTGCCTCCGCAGGAATGACAAAAGGTATATGAAACACGAACATATAAACTCTGAAGACTTTAAAAAGAAAATGGAAGAGGGCGAGCACGTGCTTATTGATGTCCGCACCGAAGAAGAATTTCATAACGGGCATTTAAAGGAAGCCATTGTGATTGATTTTTATTCACCGACATTCCAGATGGAAATAATGAAGCTCGACAAAGGAAAAAAATACTTGCTGTATTGCCGTTCGGGAAACAGAAGCGGGCAGGCAATGAACATGATGAAGTTCATGGGATTTCCTGAAGTGCTGAATCTTGAAAAAGGAATTAATGACTGGAACGAGAAAGGATTTGAGGTTCACAAATAA
- a CDS encoding rhodanese-like domain-containing protein produces the protein MEIKQFYDDNLAHASYAILSKGEIAIIDPARDPRPYLDYAKNNNGKIIAVIETHPHADFVSSHLELHKKTGADIYVGKLVGVEYPHKAVDEGDEIKIGDIKIEVVNTPGHSPDSITLLIKDENGQDYAIASGDTLFVGDVGRPDLRESAGNINQKREELAGSMFETVQTKLKKLSDNILVYPAHGAGSLCGKSLSDARFSTIGAEKKDNYAFQINNKEEFIDALLEDQPFIPAYFGYNVELNRKGAPDFEESIKAVPRISNESELKKGVPVVDSRSKDKFKAGHVKGAINIEKSLKFETWLGSIVKPGEKFYLICDSENDFDMMLGRIAKIGYEVNVEGVLTNPSSGLVKSKEFDIEDFRKHPEKYNIVDVRNQSETKQGLIFNKAKTIPLHELRKRINEVPKDKPVVFHCAGGGRGATAASIAEGELDADVYDLGAMVKDFASKK, from the coding sequence ATGGAAATAAAACAGTTTTATGACGATAATCTTGCGCATGCATCATATGCGATATTAAGCAAGGGCGAGATTGCAATAATTGACCCCGCGAGGGACCCGCGACCATATTTGGATTATGCAAAAAATAATAATGGAAAAATCATTGCTGTTATTGAGACGCATCCTCATGCTGATTTTGTAAGCTCGCATCTTGAGCTTCATAAAAAAACCGGAGCGGATATTTATGTCGGGAAGCTTGTCGGTGTTGAATATCCTCACAAAGCAGTCGATGAAGGTGATGAAATAAAAATCGGTGACATAAAAATTGAAGTGGTGAATACTCCGGGTCATTCACCTGACAGCATTACGCTTCTAATCAAAGATGAGAACGGACAGGATTACGCGATTGCATCGGGAGATACATTGTTCGTGGGTGATGTGGGCAGACCGGACTTGCGCGAATCCGCAGGAAACATAAATCAGAAGCGCGAAGAACTTGCAGGTTCGATGTTTGAAACTGTGCAGACAAAGTTAAAAAAACTTAGTGATAATATTCTGGTTTATCCTGCGCACGGAGCCGGTTCGTTATGCGGAAAGTCATTGAGTGATGCACGCTTCAGCACTATTGGAGCGGAGAAAAAAGATAATTATGCGTTCCAGATAAATAATAAAGAAGAATTCATAGATGCGCTGCTCGAAGACCAGCCGTTTATACCTGCTTACTTCGGATATAATGTTGAGCTTAACAGAAAAGGCGCACCTGACTTTGAAGAAAGCATAAAAGCGGTTCCGAGAATTTCAAATGAGAGTGAGCTTAAGAAAGGTGTTCCGGTTGTTGATTCAAGAAGCAAAGATAAATTCAAAGCCGGGCATGTCAAAGGTGCGATAAATATCGAGAAGAGCTTGAAGTTTGAGACATGGCTTGGTTCTATTGTAAAACCCGGTGAGAAATTTTATTTGATTTGCGACAGTGAGAATGATTTTGATATGATGTTAGGGAGAATCGCAAAAATCGGTTACGAGGTGAATGTTGAGGGGGTTTTGACAAATCCTTCAAGCGGTTTGGTGAAGTCGAAAGAGTTTGACATTGAGGATTTCAGGAAGCATCCTGAAAAATATAATATTGTCGATGTAAGAAATCAATCGGAGACAAAGCAGGGACTGATTTTTAATAAAGCAAAGACAATCCCTTTGCATGAGTTGAGAAAAAGAATAAATGAAGTTCCGAAAGACAAGCCGGTGGTTTTCCATTGTGCAGGCGGTGGAAGAGGTGCTACAGCAGCAAGCATCGCGGAAGGAGAACTTGATGCAGATGTTTATGATCTGGGAGCGATGGTAAAAGATTTCGCAAGTAAAAAGTAA
- a CDS encoding HDIG domain-containing protein, whose protein sequence is MYKFMSVKAQELIEHYIKNEGLRKHCYAVESVMRFYAKKLSEDEERWGDAGLLHDLDYEMYPDTHPNTAVPILKEAGYDDEFIDVILGHGYPGWSNVPRTTKFAHYLFASDEVTGLVMAYSFMKPDKYATMEVKGVMKKFKDKAFARNVNREDLILGAEEIGVPLDEHIGNVILAMRDDARL, encoded by the coding sequence TTGTATAAATTTATGTCGGTTAAGGCGCAAGAGTTAATAGAGCATTATATTAAAAACGAGGGATTGCGGAAGCACTGTTATGCGGTGGAGTCTGTGATGAGATTTTATGCGAAGAAGCTCAGTGAAGATGAAGAGCGCTGGGGTGATGCAGGACTTTTGCATGATTTGGATTATGAAATGTATCCCGATACGCATCCTAATACCGCTGTGCCGATTCTGAAAGAAGCTGGATATGACGATGAATTTATCGATGTGATATTGGGGCACGGATATCCCGGCTGGAGCAACGTTCCGAGAACAACAAAGTTTGCTCATTATCTTTTTGCGAGTGATGAAGTAACTGGACTTGTGATGGCGTATTCGTTTATGAAACCCGACAAATATGCAACGATGGAAGTGAAAGGCGTGATGAAAAAATTTAAGGATAAAGCATTTGCAAGAAATGTGAATCGTGAAGATTTGATTTTAGGCGCAGAAGAAATCGGCGTTCCTCTCGACGAACATATCGGAAATGTCATCCTCGCAATGCGGGATGATGCAAGGTTATAA
- a CDS encoding ABC transporter ATP-binding protein, translating to MAVVEIKNLTKEYSAKSFSKAKITALKNFSLDVEGGQIFGLLGPNGAGKTTLVKILLGIVFPTIGEVKVFDHPLSNISYKTKIGYLPENHRFPPYLTGEQVLSLYGKLSGMNDNEVKGKIPEMLRMVGMEQWGKTRIKKYSKGMMQRIGLAQSMINNPDLIFLDEPTDGVDPIGRKEIRDILLNLKSQGKTVFLNSHLLSEIELICDRVAILNKGELIKYGTIDEITSSSDTYIFSTEDMKDELINNLILSYKAIVHNKNEFVFQTTSIEELNKLIDYLRSNKILIRSVAEEKNSLESMFINLIGQQKAN from the coding sequence ATGGCTGTTGTTGAGATAAAAAATCTTACAAAAGAGTATTCTGCTAAAAGTTTTTCAAAAGCGAAAATTACCGCTTTGAAAAATTTCAGTCTGGATGTAGAAGGTGGGCAGATATTCGGTCTGCTTGGTCCGAATGGCGCAGGCAAGACTACGCTTGTAAAGATTTTGCTCGGCATAGTGTTCCCAACCATCGGTGAAGTTAAAGTTTTTGACCATCCCTTAAGCAATATTTCATATAAAACAAAAATCGGATACCTGCCTGAGAATCATAGGTTTCCGCCATATCTCACCGGTGAGCAGGTGCTTTCTTTATACGGAAAGCTGAGCGGCATGAATGATAACGAAGTGAAAGGAAAAATTCCCGAAATGCTTAGAATGGTCGGGATGGAGCAATGGGGAAAGACGAGAATAAAAAAATATTCGAAAGGAATGATGCAGAGAATCGGGCTTGCACAGTCGATGATAAATAATCCTGATTTGATTTTTCTCGATGAACCGACTGATGGAGTTGACCCGATTGGAAGAAAAGAAATAAGAGACATTCTTTTAAATCTGAAATCGCAGGGCAAGACTGTTTTTTTAAATTCCCATTTGCTTAGCGAGATAGAATTAATCTGCGACAGAGTTGCGATTCTTAATAAAGGAGAACTCATAAAATACGGAACGATTGATGAGATAACATCATCGAGCGATACTTATATTTTCTCAACTGAGGATATGAAAGATGAGCTGATAAATAATCTGATACTTTCTTATAAAGCAATTGTGCATAACAAGAATGAATTTGTTTTTCAAACTACTTCAATTGAGGAGCTGAACAAACTAATTGATTACTTGCGAAGTAATAAAATTCTGATTAGAAGCGTAGCGGAAGAAAAGAACAGTCTTGAAAGCATGTTTATAAATTTAATCGGACAGCAAAAAGCAAATTAA
- a CDS encoding ABC transporter permease subunit has protein sequence MIFGTLIFSTFKEALEKKIILVIFIVIALIVFLMLAFLNLDSVVGMNDLLKMQGEEGYRQGIIEFENVLISQPTFLVVFSLLIVLSASFIPSMLEKGSVDVLLSKPISRVNIILGKYISVVLFAFLIIAFLISLIWLMISIKSGIWHFPYLQSIIWFTFIFAVLYSLVLLTGVLTQSTVLSIIINLLLLFPVTGLLAAREALMLGFLSSDVAKGIINFFYYIFPKPWDLREMCVILISGGTIESWQPLITSVLFMLAMLSISIYYFSKKDY, from the coding sequence ATGATATTTGGAACATTAATATTCAGCACGTTCAAAGAAGCTCTTGAGAAAAAAATCATCCTCGTGATTTTCATTGTGATTGCTTTGATTGTTTTCCTGATGCTTGCGTTTCTGAACCTTGATTCCGTCGTTGGAATGAATGACCTGTTAAAAATGCAGGGTGAGGAAGGTTACAGACAGGGTATCATAGAATTTGAAAATGTTCTCATCAGCCAGCCGACTTTTCTTGTTGTGTTTTCGCTTCTCATAGTTTTGTCCGCTTCGTTTATTCCTTCCATGCTTGAAAAGGGAAGCGTTGATGTGCTGCTATCAAAACCGATTTCAAGAGTAAACATAATTCTGGGTAAATATATATCGGTTGTTCTCTTTGCATTCTTGATAATTGCATTTTTGATTTCGCTTATATGGCTTATGATTTCGATTAAGTCAGGCATCTGGCATTTTCCTTATCTGCAATCTATAATCTGGTTTACATTTATATTTGCAGTGCTTTACTCACTTGTTCTATTGACGGGAGTTTTAACTCAAAGCACTGTGCTGAGCATTATAATAAATTTACTGTTGTTGTTTCCTGTTACAGGATTGCTTGCGGCGAGAGAGGCATTAATGCTTGGATTTTTAAGCAGTGATGTGGCGAAAGGCATCATAAACTTTTTTTATTACATATTTCCTAAGCCGTGGGATTTACGGGAGATGTGCGTGATTCTGATATCAGGCGGAACAATAGAAAGCTGGCAACCGCTTATAACATCAGTTTTGTTTATGCTTGCAATGCTTTCAATCTCGATTTATTACTTCTCGAAAAAAGATTATTAA
- a CDS encoding VOC family protein: MKKVTGLGGIFFKVDDPAKTKEWYQKHLGLKTDEYGATFEWRLTDNPDKKGFTAWSPFKSTTKYFEPSQKEFMINYRVENLEELVKTLKSEGVEVVDEIETYDYGKFVHIMDIDGNKIELWEPLGVGFEGNTTY, encoded by the coding sequence ATGAAAAAAGTAACAGGACTTGGAGGCATCTTCTTTAAAGTCGATGACCCTGCAAAAACAAAAGAGTGGTATCAAAAACATCTTGGGTTAAAAACAGACGAATATGGAGCAACTTTTGAATGGCGCTTAACCGATAATCCCGACAAAAAAGGTTTTACAGCTTGGAGTCCGTTTAAAAGCACAACTAAATATTTTGAGCCTTCGCAAAAAGAATTTATGATAAACTACCGCGTAGAAAATCTTGAAGAGCTTGTCAAGACTTTGAAATCTGAAGGCGTTGAAGTTGTTGACGAAATCGAAACGTATGATTACGGCAAATTTGTTCACATAATGGATATTGATGGAAACAAAATCGAGCTCTGGGAACCTCTTGGTGTGGGATTCGAAGGAAACACAACTTATTAA
- a CDS encoding cupin domain-containing protein gives MANNPTHKLKLKAEGSVLVDDKGGVVKYADVNNFPILKDMTMFYAKLEKGGLREPHWHPNASELDYVVKGKVRIGILSGDMSRETVDLEPGDICYIPRGYFHYILNLADGESELAIAFSDPNPEDIGLTGAVGFLDNDLLGLSFNTSPDVFKDVPKPDGNLIITPR, from the coding sequence ATGGCAAATAACCCAACACATAAACTTAAATTAAAAGCAGAGGGAAGCGTTCTTGTTGATGACAAAGGTGGAGTAGTAAAATATGCAGACGTAAATAATTTTCCGATTCTGAAAGACATGACAATGTTTTATGCAAAGCTTGAAAAAGGAGGACTTCGTGAGCCGCACTGGCATCCGAATGCGTCAGAACTGGATTATGTTGTTAAGGGAAAAGTGCGAATCGGAATTTTAAGCGGAGATATGTCACGAGAGACAGTTGATTTGGAGCCGGGAGATATTTGTTATATTCCGCGAGGATATTTTCATTATATATTGAATCTTGCTGACGGAGAGTCTGAGCTTGCTATTGCTTTCAGCGACCCGAATCCTGAAGACATCGGATTAACAGGTGCGGTTGGATTTTTGGATAATGATTTGTTGGGATTATCTTTTAATACAAGTCCTGATGTTTTTAAAGATGTACCAAAACCTGATGGCAATCTTATTATAACGCCGAGATAA
- a CDS encoding GNAT family N-acetyltransferase, translating into MNLVYRKASETDYNELTNIAITSKKNWGYTDEEMILWKDELTINSSYISNNIVYKILNGNILIGFYAIRFNSEFDCPELDHLWLLPDFQNKGFGKIIFKNIIKKIMTMNQSRFIVISDPNSNGFYEKMKGEVIEKKESKIKNRYLSIYQFDITRIISAL; encoded by the coding sequence ATGAATTTAGTGTATAGGAAAGCATCTGAAACTGATTACAATGAGCTTACAAACATTGCAATTACATCCAAGAAAAATTGGGGTTATACAGATGAAGAAATGATTTTATGGAAAGACGAGCTAACAATTAATTCATCTTACATAAGTAACAATATTGTTTACAAAATTCTTAATGGCAATATATTAATTGGATTTTATGCTATTAGATTTAACTCCGAATTTGACTGTCCTGAGTTAGACCATTTATGGCTTTTACCTGATTTTCAAAATAAAGGTTTTGGGAAAATTATTTTTAAAAATATTATTAAAAAAATAATGACAATGAATCAATCAAGATTCATTGTCATTTCAGATCCAAACTCAAATGGATTTTATGAAAAAATGAAGGGTGAAGTAATCGAAAAGAAAGAAAGCAAAATTAAAAACCGTTATTTGTCAATTTATCAGTTTGATATAACGCGTATTATCTCGGCGTTATAA
- a CDS encoding DinB family protein: MNHTFIIENLSQNYFVFEGMLKGLTKEQYMWRSAADKWCLLEIICHLYDEELYDFRTRVKHTLETPERELAPIDPTGWVKSRNYIEKDYNEMVEKFLGERKYSIEWLRTLQNPNWQNAHQHKEWGPLRADMFLSNWLAHDYMHFRQINNIKFLYLKETTGESLRYAGEW; encoded by the coding sequence ATGAACCATACCTTTATTATAGAAAATCTTTCACAAAACTATTTTGTATTTGAAGGAATGCTTAAAGGATTAACAAAAGAACAATACATGTGGCGTTCTGCTGCCGATAAATGGTGTTTGCTTGAAATCATATGCCACTTATATGATGAAGAATTATATGATTTTCGTACCCGTGTTAAACATACACTCGAAACTCCTGAACGCGAACTTGCACCCATTGACCCGACAGGCTGGGTGAAAAGCAGAAACTATATTGAAAAGGATTACAATGAAATGGTTGAAAAATTTTTAGGTGAAAGAAAATATTCAATCGAATGGCTTCGTACTTTGCAAAACCCCAATTGGCAAAACGCACATCAGCATAAAGAATGGGGACCGCTTCGCGCAGATATGTTTCTTTCAAACTGGCTCGCACACGATTACATGCATTTCAGGCAGATTAACAATATAAAATTTCTTTATCTCAAAGAAACAACCGGCGAATCTCTGCGATACGCCGGCGAATGGTAA